The Candida dubliniensis CD36 chromosome 2, complete sequence genome contains a region encoding:
- a CDS encoding box C/D snoRNA processing protein, putative (Similar to S. cerevisiae BCD1;~In S. cerevisisae YHR040W is an essential protein required for the accumulation of box C/D snoRNA), producing the protein MDFGEENTVCTICHENKSKYTCPACEIKTCSLQCYNKHKYERDCTGKVDSNKYLNRSELASDPVHLNRDYNFLNNVDRKIHVGKEDIVKSAKNVFKRTRNQSRAPGNKRHKRNDEDNTDKRIMAVKKVFLNEPTISIKRENTLIVSLPIGMSRSNTNKTGFDKKLNSFVWTIEWIVLNDQGEQMTKFISYRLKESLILQDSVPMNIINNKLNQPVEKSHLKFYLHDVIHKNKMIRLNSEEKISDVLKDKIVLEYPTIYVTANDECLQDRIIDEFQLADEEDDDATGSSTDESSSSDDGDSDSDTSSVGDSSDEDNDSDSAPEETSSKLPPFSQTFFETRSDSKPIIEEIGSSEVVEEP; encoded by the coding sequence ATGGATTTTGGAGAAGAAAATACCGTTTGCACGATATGTCACGAAAACAAGTCTAAATACACATGTCCAGCATGTGAAATAAAAACATGCTCATTACAGTGTTACAATAAACATAAATACGAAAGAGATTGTACAGGGAAAGTGGATTCTAATAAATACTTGAACCGAAGTGAGTTAGCATCTGATCCAGTTCATTTAAATAGAGACTATAACTTCCTAAACAACGTGGATAGGAAAATACATGTTGGGAAGGAGGATATAGTGAAGCTGGCGAAGAATGTGTTTAAACGTACCAGAAATCAACTGCGAGCCCCAGGCAATAAGAGACATAAACgtaatgatgaagataatacCGATAAACGAATAATGGCAGTGAAAAAAGTTTTTCTTAATGAGCCCACCATCAGCATCAAACGGGAAAATACCTTAATAGTCCTGTTACCCATCGGCATGTCAAGGTCAAATACAAACAAAACTGGGTTTGATAAAAAGTTAAATTCCTTTGTGTGGACCATAGAATGGATAGTGTTAAATGACCAAGGCGAACAAATGACGAAATTTATAAGCTACAGATTAAAGGAGTCATTGATTTTGCAGGACTCTGTGCCAAtgaatattatcaataataagCTCAACCAGCCCGTGGAAAAAAGCCATTTAAAGTTCTATTTGCATGATGTAATACACAAGAATAAAATGATACGATTGAATAGCGAGGAAAAGATATCTGACGTGTTGAAAGATAAAATTGTACTTGAGTATCCTACCATATATGTTACTGCAAATGATGAATGTTTACAAGATAGAATAATAGACGAGTTTCAATTAGCTGACGaggaagatgatgatgccACTGGATCAAGTACAGATGAGTCTAGTAGCTCGGATGATGGTGATAGTGACAGTGATACCAGTAGTGTTGGAGACAGTTCGGATGAAGATAATGACTCTGATTCTGCTCCGGAAGAGACGTCTCTGAAATTACCACCTTTTTCGCAGACATTTTTTGAAACTAGATCCGATCTGAAACCAATAATAGAAGAGATAGGATCTAGCGAGGTTGTAGAAGAGCCATGA
- a CDS encoding conserved hypothetical protein (spliced gene) codes for MIYDMLNRLLPIVAQQGAKDYTLDELNAMTVLQRLQIRDWSLEIFTLGFIIVFSLIYKAGDLYNKSIVTRFLSGISEVMTKQFFQYGVGQDQLYIKDNSENYSSYATGRVNVATVNINFSLVPRQNIFLWILETGFSFFTGNVVAPEDKAEIIITPSAQYDNFISAIVSKLGMNDARKFNYFLSLCKTTDSPNLPESFVYMSETNEFQEKITTPELRNSLTLQSANYIKYIALTDQAVEKPESLRELMPRRRIVISVKAITSQNDLKQLSAVLDAVFNLVDKLADGAITFKPEALKKVVKTREAEIDKLKKIQEELKKEELAEEQSKLKRQERDRLRNMSREEQLKAEKKAAERRQKKMQKKQRIKM; via the exons ATGATTTACGATATGTTAAATAGGCTACTTCCAATAGTTGCCCAACAAGG TGCTAAAGATTACACCTTGGATGAATTAAATGCCATGACTGTTTTGCAACGTCTTCAAATTAGAGACTGGAGTTTAGAAATTTTCACTTTAGGATTTATCATAGTCTTTTCGCTTATTTACAAAGCTGGTGATTTATATAACAAATCCATTGTGACCAGATTTCTTTCAGGTATTTCTGAAGTCATGACCAAGcaatttttccaatatgGTGTTGGTCAAGACCAATTGTACATCAAAGACAATTCTGAGAATTATTCTTCCTATGCCACCGGTAGAGTTAATGTTGCAACCGTTAATATTAACTTTAGTTTGGTTCCAAGACAAAACATATTTCTTTGGATTTTAGAAACAGgattttcctttttcaCAGGTAATGTTGTTGCCCCAGAAGACAAAGcggaaattattattactccACTGGCCCAATATGacaatttcatttctgCTATTGTTTCCAAATTAGGGATGAACGATGCcagaaaattcaattacTTTTTATCCTTGTGTAAAACCACCGATTCTCCAAACTTACCAGAGAGTTTTGTTTACATGAGTGAAACTAATGaatttcaagaaaaaatcacAACACCTGAATTGAGAAATAGTTTGACATTACAAAGTGCtaattatataaaatacATTGCTTTGACTGATCAAGCAGTTGAAAAGCCAGAGTCATTGAGAGAATTGATGCCAAGGAGAAGAATTGTTATTAGTGTTAAGGCCATTACTTCCCAAAACGACTTGAAACAGTTGAGTGCTGTGTTGGATgcagttttcaatttggttGATAAGTTGGCTGATGGTGCCATTACTTTCAAACCAGAAGCCCTTAAGAAAGTAGTCAAGACAAGAGAAGCAGAAATcgataaattgaaaaagatcCAAGAAGAACTCAAAAAGGAAGAATTAGCTGAAGAACAATCCAAATTAAAAAGACAAGAACGTGATAGATTAAGAAACATGTCTAGAGAAGAACAGCTTAAAGCAGAGAAAAAAGCTGCCGAAAGAagacaaaagaaaatgcaAAAGAAACAGAGAATTAAGATGTAA
- a CDS encoding adenine aminohydrolase, putative (Similar to S. cerevisiae AAH1;~shows colony morphology-related gene regulation by Ssn6p; Hog1p-, biofilm-induced), whose amino-acid sequence MAQYQCSEHMENFLRELPKCEHHVHLEGTLEPSLLFKLAKRNNITLPQTFPKTVEECNDRYNRFADLQDFLDHYYIGMGVLITENDFYDLAMDYFAKAHADGCLHSEVFFDPQGHVERNIDIDVVVQGFNRACKDANIKYGTTNKLIMCLLRHLPAENGLQTIHSASKYYQSGIIHGLGLDSSEKPFPPNLFTECYAHIKNNFPQVGLTAHAGEEGDHTFVSDALNLLNVSRIDHGVNSHQNEELMKRLAEQKTLLSLCPLSNVKLQVVKDVKELPIDKFFQMNVPFSINSDDPAYFGGYILDNYKAVHTRFGFTKDQWRIIALNGINGSWCDDQRKNELINLVEEVYKKYKIEG is encoded by the coding sequence ATGGCCCAATACCAATGCTCAGAACATATGGAAAATTTCCTTAGAGAATTACCTAAATGTGAACATCATGTTCATTTGGAAGGTACTTTAGAaccatcattattgttcaaattagcaaaaagaaataacaTCACATTACCTCAAACATTCCCAAAAACTGTCGAAGAATGTAATGACAGATATAACAGGTTTGCTGATTTACAAGATTTCTTAGaccattattatattgGGATGGGTGTTTTGATTACTGAAAACGATTTCTACGATTTAGCCATGGATTATTTTGCTAAAGCTCATGCTGATGGATGTCTTCATTCAGAAGTTTTTTTCGACCCTCAAGGTCATGTTGAAAGAAACATAGatattgatgttgttgttcaagGTTTCAATCGTGCATGTAAAGATGCTAATATCAAATACGGTACTACCAATAAATTAATCATGTGTTTGTTGAGACATTTACCAGCCGAAAATGGGTTACAAACCATTCATTCAGCTTCTAAATATTACCAAAGTGGTATTATTCATGGATTAGGATTAGATTCCAGTGAAAAACCATTCCCACCTAATTTGTTTACTGAATGCTATGCTCatatcaaaaataattttccTCAAGTTGGGTTAACTGCTCATGCTGGTGAAGAAGGAGATCATACTTTTGTCAGTGATgcattgaatttgttgaatgtTTCTAGAATTGATCATGGTGTCAATTCTCATCAAAATGAAGAGTTAATGAAGAGATTAGCAGAACAGAAAACTTTACTTTCTTTGTGTCCATTATCAAATGTCAAATTGCAAGTGGTTAAAGATGTTAAAGAGTTACCAATCGATAAGTTTTTCCAAATGAACGTGCCATTTTCCATAAATTCAGATGACCCTGCTTATTTTGGTGGATACATACTAGACAATTATAAAGCTGTCCACACGAGATTTGGGTTTACTAAAGACCAATGGAGAATAATTGCATTAAATGGAATCAACGGTTCATGGTGTGATgaccaaagaaaaaatgaattgatcaaCTTGGTTGAAGAAGTTtacaaaaaatataaaattgaagGTTAA
- a CDS encoding ribosomal protein L9, putative produces MLNSTIRSSLFSRNYGVLNSIRNYRPGRPKKTVSKYVQVQLLQDIPHVGVKGEIKLVKPGFMKNYLYVANKACYVNANCPPKIPVVEPEVEAKKEKVKKTKPEEETVNEIVESAEETEPTAMSLEELSSLFSSMKKTSTKKSSNKVDKQDLQVQISDLKSDIANDAGGNFVHPGQELDDTKFDKIYEISDKLPKLITIDAKELPFGKDVVVQTITKLTGESLDGEIAVSYLDTPEETLSEITDVGRYQIKLISADGKDFVLQTLDIEEVSK; encoded by the coding sequence ATGTTAAATTCTACGATAAGAAGTTCCTTGTTCTCAAGAAATTATGGTGTGTTGAACTCCATTAGAAATTACAGACCAGGAAGGCCAAAGAAAACTGTATCGAAATATGTTCAAGTACAATTATTACAGGACATACCACATGTTGGGGTCAAAGGTGAAATCAAACTTGTTAAACCAGGGTTtatgaagaattatttatatgTTGCTAACAAAGCATGTTATGTAAATGCAAATTGTCCGCCAAAAATACCTGTTGTTGAACCTGAGGTAGAAgccaagaaagaaaaagttaaaaagacaaaaccagaagaagaaactgTTAACGAAATTGTCGAAAGTGCTGAAGAGACAGAGCCTACAGCCATGTCATTGGAAGAATTGTCGTCATTATTTAGTTCCATGAAAAAGACATCTActaaaaaatcatcaaacaaAGTAGATAAACAAGACTTGCAAGTACAAATCAGTGATTTGAAATCAGATATCGCTAATGATGCTGGAGGAAACTTTGTCCACCCAGGACAAGAACTCGATGACACCAAATTTGATAAGATCTATGAGATTTCCGACAAATTACCAAAATTAATAACTATCGATGCTAAAGAATTGCCTTTTGGCAAAGATGTGGTTGTGCAAACCATAACAAAATTAACTGGCGAATCCCTTGATGGGGAAATTGCTGTATCTTATTTAGACACACCAGAAGAAACGTTATCGGAAATAACAGATGTTGGTAGATATCAAATTAAACTCATATCCGCAGATGGAAaagattttgttttgcAAACATTAGATATTGAAGAAGTGTCAAAGTAa
- a CDS encoding RNA binding protein, putative has product MSTIFRKRLDSDRNIEASLYFGNIDPQVTELLMYELFIQFGPIKSINMPKDRILKTHQGYGFVEFKNSADAKYTMDILRGVRLYGKALKLKRIDAKSSAPTNSTNNQTIGTFVQSNLINPNYIDVGAKLFINNLNPLVDESFLMDTFSKFGTLIRNPIIRRDSEGHSLGHGFLTYDDFESSDLCIQKMNNTILMNNKITINYAFKDSTIDGKKSRHGDQVERKLAESAKKNNLLVTKTSKASTGKGNKRKNKPHKVTKP; this is encoded by the coding sequence ATGTCCACAATTTTCAGAAAGAGACTAGACTCTGATAGGAATATAGAAGCATCGTTATATTTTGGAAATATTGATCCACAAGTTACAGAGTTGCTAATGTATGAGTTATTCATCCAGTTTGGTCccatcaaatcaataaatatgCCAAAGGATCGTATATTAAAAACGCACCAAGGGTACGGATTTGTCGAATTCAAAAACTCAGCAGATGCCAAATATACAATGGATATACTACGGGGAGTAAGACTTTATGGAAAAgctttgaaattgaaacgAATTGATGCCAAGTCTCTGGCACCAACAAACAGCAcaaacaatcaaacaataGGAACTTTTGtacaatcaaatttgatCAATCCGAATTACATAGATGTTGGAGCTAAGctatttatcaacaatctTAATCCCTTGGTTGATGAATCTTTTTTGATGGATACCTTTAGTAAGTTTGGAACCCTTATACGAAACCCAATAATTAGACGCGATTCAGAGGGCCACTCTTTGGGACACGGGTTTCTTACGTATGATGACTTTGAAAGCAGTGACTTATGcatacaaaaaatgaataacACTATTTTGATGAATAACAAAATTACCATCAATTATGCATTCAAAGACCTGACTATTGATGGGAAAAAGTCCCGACATGGAGATCAAGTAGAACGGAAGTTGGCTGAAAGtgcaaaaaagaataatttaTTGGTAACAAAGACCTCTAAGGCGAGTACAGGGAAGGgaaataaaagaaagaataaacCACATAAAGTGACCAAACCGTGA
- a CDS encoding quinone oxidoreductase, putative (Similar to S. cerevisiae ZTA1) produces the protein MSTLPETQKVVLHRENGDYDVIEYSDFPTPKIESSHDIIVKNFYAGVNFIEAYFRKGIYKASLPYVFGREASGQVVAVGADVSTLKVGDKIAYLSPNTFAQYTKITDDNYKYIKLSDNASDEELKIYGSLFLQGLTALTFVNEAYKVQKDDYILVWAAAGGVGKILVQLISQLGAHVIAVASTPEKLKIAQELGAEFLINSTTDDVLGKVKEITNGEGVAASFDSVGKDTFDISLNSIKRKGTFISYGNASGPVTPFPLSILSPKNIKLARPQLFAYIGNAEEWEHYSTELLKLFESGKLKFDIFKTYDLKDYVQAAKDLEGRKTTGKLTLKISQ, from the coding sequence ATGTCCACTTTACCCGAAACCCAGAAAGTTGTTCTTCATCGAGAAAACGGTGATTATGATGTAATTGAATATTCAGATTTTCCAACTCCAAAGATTGAATCGTCTCATGATATAATTGTGAAGAACTTTTATGCTGGCgttaattttattgaaGCTTATTTCAGAAAAGGAATTTACAAAGCAAGTTTACCTTATGTTTTTGGAAGAGAAGCCAGTGGTCAGGTTGTTGCAGTTGGAGCTGATGTCAGTACTTTGAAAGTGGGAGACAAAATTGCGTATTTATCCCCCAACACATTTGCCCAATACACTAAAATCACAGACGATAACTACAAGTATATAAAGTTATCAGACAACGCAAGCGATGAAGAGTTGAAGATTTACGGGTCATTATTTTTACAAGGTTTAACAGCTTTGACGTTCGTTAACGAAGCCTACAAGGTACAAAAGGATGACTATATTCTTGTTTGGGCAGCTGCTGGTGGGGTTGGTAAGATTTTAgttcaattgatttcacAACTCGGAGCCCATGTGATTGCCGTTGCCTCTACACCagagaaattgaaaatagcTCAAGAGTTGGGAGCAGAATTCTTAATAAACTCAACAACCGATGACGTTCTTGGGAAAGTCAAGGAAATTACTAATGGAGAAGGTGTTGCTGCTTCGTTTGATTCTGTGGGGAAAGATACTTTTGACATTTCATTGAACTcaatcaaaagaaaaggcACGTTTATTAGTTATGGAAATGCATCTGGACCAGTCACCCCATTCCCATTATCTATTCTTTCCCCCAAGAATATCAAACTTGCAAGACCCCAGTTGTTTGCATATATTGGAAATGCTGAGGAATGGGAACATTACTCAACAGAATTGTTAAAGTTATTTGAAAGCGGTAAGTTGAAGTTTGATATTTTCAAGACCTACGATTTGAAAGATTATGTTCAAGCTGCAAAAGATTTGGAAGGCAGAAAAACCACTGGTAAGTTGACATTAAAGATTTCTCAATAG
- a CDS encoding spermidine synthase, putative (Similar to S. cerevisiae SPE3) — MAQELTHPAIKDGWFAEISDTMWPGQAMSLKVEKVLHVEKSKYQDVLVFKSTTYGNVLVLDNCIQVTERDEFSYQEMITHLALNSHPNPKKALVIGGGDGGVLREILKHESIEEAWLCDIDETVIEVSKKYLPNMAKSYEDPRTRVHIGDGFKFLEEYKNQFDVIITDSSDPEGPAESLFQKPYFQLLKDALTEKGVITTQAENMWIHMDIISKLKKDCNEIFPVAEYAYTMIPTYPSGSIGFMVCSKDPNADVSKPIRFDWTDEFVAKNLKYYNKKIHEAAFVLPTWADQVLNKKD; from the coding sequence ATGGCTCAAGAATTAACCCATCCTGCAATCAAAGATGGATGGTTTGCTGAAATCTCCGATACCATGTGGCCTGGTCAAGCCATGTCTttaaaagttgaaaaagtACTTCACGTTGAAAAATCTAAATACCAAGATGTTTtagttttcaaatcaacTACCTATGGTAatgttttagttttggatAACTGTATTCAGGTCACTGAACGTGATGAATTCTCTTATCAAGAAATGATTACTCATTTGGCTTTAAACTCTCACCCAAATCCCAAGAAAGCTCTTGTCATTGGTGGTGGAGATGGTGGTGTTTTAAGAGAAATCTTGAAGcatgaatcaattgaagaagctTGGCTTTGTGACATTGATGAAACTGTCATTGAAGTTTCCAAAAAATACTTGCCAAACATGGCCAAATCTTATGAGGATCCAAGAACTAGAGTTCATATTGGTGAtggtttcaaatttttggaagaatacaaaaatcaatttgatgTTATTATCACTGATTCTTCTGATCCAGAAGGTCCAGCAGAATCACTTTTCCAAAAACCATactttcaattattgaaagatgCTTTGACTGAAAAAGGTGTTATTACTACCCAAGCAGAAAACATGTGGATTCATATGGATATCATTTCtaaattgaagaaagaCTGTAATGAAATCTTCCCAGTTGCTGAATACGCTTACACTATGATCCCAACTTACCCATCAGGTTCAATTGGTTTTATGGTTTGTTCCAAAGATCCAAATGCTGATGTTTCTAAACCAATCAGATTTGATTGGACCGATGAATTTGTGGCtaaaaacttgaaataCTACAACAAAAAGATTCATGAAGCTGCATTTGTTTTGCCAACTTGGGCCGATCAAGTTTTGAACAAAAAGGACTAA